A genomic region of Drosophila kikkawai strain 14028-0561.14 chromosome X, DkikHiC1v2, whole genome shotgun sequence contains the following coding sequences:
- the LOC108079277 gene encoding alanine--glyoxylate aminotransferase 2-like, giving the protein MPFAHESQLKSVASEQLTKTETIKLRNQHIGQACQLFYRSDPLKIVRGQGQYMFDEEGTRYLDCINNVAHVGHCHPEVVRAGALQMATISTNNRFLHDELVQCARTLTSKMPEPLSVCFFVNSGSEANDLALRLARNYTKRQDVITLDHAYHGHLQSVMEVSPYKFNQPGGETKPDYVHVAPCPDIYGGQFTDKMYPEADMGALYARPIEEICQRQLAKGHGHGVAAFIAESLQSCGGQILPPAGYFQAVYEAVRSAGGVCIADEVQVGFGRVGSHYWAFETQNVIPDIVCVAKPMGNGHPVGAVVTTPEIAQAFHATGVAYFNTYGGNPVSCAIANAVMRVIEQEGLQQNALVLGDYLLRECNRLKQDFECIGDVRGTGLFVGIELVRDRAERSPDKKAAHWVVNRMKQLHRVLVSSDGPNDNVIKLKPPMCFNRENADEFLLAFRECLTTLMQDRLTSASVAATTSGVIATAAETLANKTKLFERQDRLIKSV; this is encoded by the exons ATGCCTTTCGCCCACGAGTCGCAACTGAAGTCGGTGGCCAGCGAACAGCTGACCAAGACGGAGACCATCAAGCTGCGCAACCAACACATCGG ACAAGCCTGCCAGCTCTTCTATCGCTCTGATCCCCTGAAAATCGTACGCGGCCAAGGTCAGTACATGTTCGATGAGGAGGGCACCCGGTACTTGGATTGCATCAACAATGTGGCTCACG TTGGCCACTGCCATCCGGAGGTGGTGCGTGCCGGTGCCCTCCAAATGGCGACCATATCCACGAACAATCGCTTCCTCCACGACGAGCTGGTGCAGTGCGCCCGGACGCTGACCAGCAAGATGCCGGAGCCGCTGTCCGTGTGCTTCTTCGTCAACTCCGGCTCGGAGGCCAATGATCTGGCCCTGCGATTGGCCCGAAACTATACCAAGCGCCAGGATGTGATCACCCTGGACCA TGCCTACCATGGCCACCTGCAGTCCGTGATGGAGGTATCGCCGTACAAGTTCAACCAGCCGGGCGGCGAGACCAAGCCCGACTATGTCCATGTGGCCCCCTGCCCAGACATCTATGGCGGCCAGTTCACGGACAAGATGTATCCCGAGGCCGACATGGGTGCTCTGTATGCCCGGCCCATCGAGGAGATATGCCAGCGCCAGTTGGCCAAGGGTCATGGCCATGGCGTGGCCGCCTTCATTGCCGAGAGCCTGCAGAGCTGCGGCGGCCAGATCCTTCCGCCGGCTGGTTACTTCCAGGCTGTGTACGAGGCTGTGCGTTCTGCCGGCGGCGTTTGCATTGCCGACGAGGTCCAGGTGGGCTTTGGACGCGTTGGCAGCCACTATTGGGCTTTTGAGACCCAGAATGTCATTCCCGACATCGTGTGCGTGGCCAAGCCTATGGGCAATGGCCATCCCGTTGGAGCAGTGGTCACCACGCCGGAGATTGCCCAGGCGTTCCATGCCACCGGAGTGGCCTACTTCAATACGTATGGCGGCAATCCGGTGTCCTGTGCGATCGCCAATGCCGTGATGCGGGTGATCGAGCAGGAAGGCCTGCAGCAGAATGCCCTCGTCCTGGGGGATTACCTGCTGCGCGAGTGCAATCGTCTCAAGCAGGACTTTGAGTGCATTGGCGATGTGCGCGGCACTGGACTCTTTGTGGGCATCGAGCTGGTGCGGGACCGGGCGGAGCGTAGTCCCGACAAGAAGGCCGCCCACTGGGTGGTCAACCGGATGAAGCAGCTGCACCGGGTCCTGGTCTCCTCCGACGGGCCCAACGACAACGTGATCAAGCTAAAGCCGCCGATGTGCTTTAATCGGGAGAACGCCGATGAGTTCCTGCTCGCCTTCCGCGAGTGCCTCACCACTTTGATGCAGGATCGCTTGACCAGTGCCAGCGTGGCGGCCACCACCAGTGGCGTCATTGCCACCGCCGCCGAGACGCTGGCCAACAAGACGAAGCTCTTCGAGCGGCAGGATCGCCTCATCAAGTCCGTCTGA
- the LOC108079175 gene encoding uncharacterized protein, which yields MQELAVPQKSLIRHTYAVTIAMLVIGQIQVAVFMQIKSLKDFLARRYFLSLIQFFVSFLSIQLYVFFFHIISGKSMWVRVVVGMWTYQVNTISIMKPAMKAPYLTLAVSFVFTYWMMFISAIYGYNARHHKRGLFVSRHNVILWSERIFVVTCFGIIVCDEMANVTIEFLTLLVYTLMSNVFVVIFAASLRRPNFYHPHDLGDFILIGQLYYLNYFALYMSIVWTLDVLLDIMEWDTSFFQFFNSTTKAPTTTHILI from the exons ATGCAAGAGCTGGCGGTGCCGCAAAAGAGCCTAATTAGGCACACCTACGCAGTGACCATCGCTATGCTGGTAATTGGCCAGATTCAGGTGGCGGTATTCATGCAGAT CAAGTCCCTGAAGGATTTCCTGGCGAGGCGCTACTTCCTCAGCCTAATCCAGTTCTTCGTCAGCTTCCTGTCCATCCAGCTGTACGTCTTCTTCTTTCACATCATTTCGGGCAAGTCGATGTGGGTACGGGTCGTGGTTGGCATGTGGACG TATCAGGTGAACACGATTTCCATCATGAAGCCGGCCATGAAAGCGCCTTACTTAACCCTCGCCGTGTCCTTTGTCTTTACTTATTGGATGATGTTTATCAGTGCGATTTATGGTTACAATGCGAGGCATCACAAGCGGGGTCTCTTT GTTTCCCGACACAACGTGATCCTGTGGAGCGAGCGTATATTTGTGGTTACCTGTTTTGGGATCATCGTCTGCGATGAGATGGCGAACGTGACCATCGAGTTTCTCACCCTGCTCGTCTATACGCTCATGTCGAATGTG TTTGTCGTCATCTTTGCCGCCTCCCTGCGAAGACCGAACTTTTATCACCCACACGACCTGGGCGACTTCATATTGATCGGTCAACTGTACTATCTGAACTACTTTGCTCTGTACATGAGCATTGTGTGGACATTAGACGTGTTGCTGGACATCATGGAGTGGGACACCAGCTTCTTCCAGTTCTTCAATTCCACTACTAAGGCTCCGACAACTACCCATATACTGATATAG
- the LOC108079250 gene encoding tol-Pal system protein TolA-like: MEFTRLILFSIIIFSSLTIGLGFFNWSPFGDTDLVQDNQGNGGAGASAVAPGEPPGKCATMVRPKPNCFAQKAAKIAKEASDAQVEAGAAAAHKVQKMLADKACSAAKAAEAAFVGKQQLVELIESELREGRLVVQKEKARVQSTKTTAADARQGVKQASEEVKALTELVRKAQEGVAHSERVVSGAQQTVADQRQAVAEARERLELLLRRVEAARADYQSTKRAAENAACAAQEARQRAARERRMSEISSHKPTFQQAFYLEE; this comes from the exons ATGGAGTTCACACGCttgattttgttttctattattattttctccaGTCTGACCATTGGCCTTGGCTTTTTCAACTGG AGCCCCTTTGGTGACACTGACCTGGTGCAGGACAATCAAGGCAATGGAGGAGCTGGTGCCAGTGCTGTTGCTCCTGGTGAACCTCCAGGAAAATGCGCCACCATGGTACGACCCAAGCCCAATTGCTTTGCCCAAAAGGCGGCCAAGATTGCCAAGGAGGCCTCCGATGCCCAGGTAGAAGCCGGCGCAGCGGCTGCCCATAAGGTGCAGAAGATGCTGGCCGACAAGGCTTGCAGCGCTGCCAAGGCAGCGGAGGCGGCCTTCGTGGGCAAGCAGCAGCTGGTGGAGCTCATCGAGTCTGAGCTGCGCGAGGGTCGTCTGGTGGTGCAGAAGGAGAAGGCCCGTGTCCAGTCCACCAAGACCACGGCTGCCGACGCTCGCCAGGGAGTCAAGCAGGCATCGGAGGAGGTCAAGGCGCTCACCGAACTGGTGAGGAAAGCCCAAGAGGGCGTGGCCCACTCGGAGCGCGTGGTTTCCGGGGCCCAGCAGACGGTGGCCGACCAGAGGCAGGCGGTGGCCGAGGCCAGGGAGCGTCTGGAACTGCTCCTTCGCCGGGTGGAGGCGGCCCGTGCCGACTACCAGAGCACCAAGAGGGCAGCAGAGAATGCTGCCTGTGCCGCCCAGGAGGCCAGGCAGAGGGCAGCGCGGGAGCGCAGAATGTCGGAGATCTCTTCCCACAAGCCGACCTTCCAGCAGGCCTTCTACTTGGAGGAGTAG